ACGATGAGGAGCAGGACGAGGGGGGCGACGGACGGGGCCGTGGAGAGCCAAAGCCCCAGGATCGACATGGCGTAGCCGGTCGGCACCATCGCCTTCTTGAACTGCAGCTCTATGCCTGAGTATCTCGGAGCGTCCCTGTACCAGCGAATCGAGGCGCAGAGCCTGATGAATGCGTAGAGGAAAAGACAGATGGCCGGGAGGATGGCGCCTGCGACGCCGATCCCGCGCATGAAGAGCCTCACGGCGCCCGCGGCAAACAGCGCGACCCCTGCCGCCTCCGCCGCCATCACCGCCTTGCTGAACCTGTTGAAGAAGAACCTTATCATCTTGCCAGCCTCTCCATCCTCTCGTGCGCGCCGCGCGCCCATGCCAGCGCCCTCTCCACGATCGCGATGTGGTCCGCCGCATAGGGGCTTTTTCTATCGCCCCTCTTCATGTCGCTGAGCAGCGCTGTGAGCCTCTCGACGAGCTGCATTCTTTTTGCGGCCTCCTGCCTTGCCAGGGGTTTGAGATCCCCGCTGACGCCTGCGCGTCCGCGTTCCTCCATGAGCTGCTCCGCTGCCGCCAGCCTCTCTATCCTGGCATCCTCTTTCTCATGCGGCCTGAACGGGTCCGTGCCGTCGTAATTCTTTTCAGGTACGTCGAGACCGAACCACTCAAGCGTGAGGGGATAGAGGTCAACGGGCCTCGCCGTGTGGAATCTCCCCTTCGGCACGGTAGGCCCCGATATCATGAAAGGCGTGCGCATGTCTTCTTCCATGAGCCCGCCGTGGTTGCCCTCCTTGACCTTTCTGAATCCGTATCTGCCCTTGGTAGTGATGAATATGTCGCCGGCGCGGCCGTCGCGGAAGATCTGCGAGAGGCCGATCACCGCGTCGGGGTACCGCTCCCCGCTCGAGGCGTGCTTCCAGGCCTCCGCCGAGTGGGGCCTGCCGTCGGCGAGCCGCTTCGTGGCCGGGGAGGTCGAGTAGCCGAGAGGATCGCCCCCGCGCGGCCTGTAGCTGCAGTAGTCCTCGCCTGCGATGGTGAAGCAGGAGAGTTCCGCAGAGGCGCCTTCGCTGTCGAAGATGCGCGCCTTCCGCTCGCCGGCCCTCACCGCCACTAACTCGGTCGCGTCGAGCCCCTGCAGGACCTTTATCAGATCTATCTCGGAGCCATCCCGGCCCTTCATGTGCCTCGGGATTTCGGGGTCTGTGATCGGCTCGAATCCCCTGTCGTGCCTTACATAGATGTGCGAGGAGGCGACGCCGCGGCTGGCCGCATAGATCCCGTATCTCCCCCTGCGCGACTCAGGGGTCTTCATCGTGAAGCCCGCGCGCGCCAGCGCGCCGTTGAGGTCGAAGAGCTCGCCCGACTCGTGCATGCCGTGGTCCGCCGAGACCACGATGTAGGTCCTCTCCGCTATCCCGCGTCTCTCGATGAGCCTCAGGAAGTCCCTGAGGAACACGTCGAACTGCCTGAGCACCTGTTGCACCTCTTCGCTGTGGGGGCCGTGCCTGTGGCCCATGATGTCCGACGAGTAGAGGCCGACCATCGTGTAGCGGGGGATCTTTTTCAGAGGTCTTCGGAAGATCTTCATCACCCGCTTCATGGCGAGAAAGTCCACGTTCTCCACGTCGTCCGAGACGTAGGTGGACCACAGCGCGCGCACCGGCGCCCTCTTCGGGTGGCGCCCGGTCGCCCCGCGCGAGAACGAGGAGTAGATCACCTCGGTGGGATGGCCGGCCAGAAGCTCGAAGATCGTGGTCTGCGGCTGGAGCTCGGCGACCTCTGGGTTCGTGAGCGCCCTCAGGTTTATGAGGTCGCTGTTTATCCGGTCGAACCCGGAAACGGTCAAATAGCCGATCACATCTTCCGTCTGCCGGTCCATGCGCTCCAGGTGCGGGATGCCCGCGTGTCCCGGGAGGAGACCGGTGACATATGACTGATAGACCGTGGTCGAGGTGGTGGGAAACAATGACAGCCCGTGCGTGAACACCGCTCCGCCGTCGTAAAATGTCTTTTTCACGGTGGGGAGCCTGCCCTCGTTCACGGCCCGCTCGAAAGCTTTGAGGTTGGTACCGTCCACGACGAAGTGTATCGCGTAGACATCGTTGATCCCGGCGCGGCCCGCCGCCGATGCGGGGGTCGCTGCCGCCGTGAGGGCGAGGGCCAGCGCGATTGCAGCTGTGGACAGAGACCTCTTCATGGGAGGTGCAGCACTAGCATCGGGGTGGTCGGCAGTCAATCAGCCCCGCATGGCGGCCCGGGCCGATCTTTCCCTCGATTCCTCCAGGAACCGAACTGCCTCGGGGCCCGAGTTGGCGAGCCTGTGCTCGATCGCGGCCTGGAGGGCGGAGTCGGTGCGCATCGCGACCCCCGGTTCCCGGGAGAGCGTCGCCTTGAGAGCGCGGAACCTGCGCTTGATCTCCGCCTCGCCTGCGAACGGCCTGCCGGCGAACGGGGTGTCCGGTTTGGGCACGAACGGGGTGACGGTGAGATCGACCGCGGTAGCCCTGCTCGAGCGGGGGGCGGCGGCGCGCATCAGATCGCGAATCCTGAGAGCAATCGACGCGATGGCCGCCACGTCCGCGTCGGTTTCGCCGGGGAGCCCTGTCATGAAATAGAGCCTCAGCCTCGTGATCCCGCACACCGCCAGCGCCTCGACAGACTCGAGTATGCGGCGGTCGGAGAGCCCCTTGCCGAGCGTGCGGCGCAGCGCTTCGCTCCCCGCCTCGATGCCGAGCGCGAGCGAGCGGTGGCCCGCCCTGCGGAGCAGCTCTGCCTTGCGCGCGTCCATCGCGTCGACGCGCACCGAAGACGGAGAGAACGACCCCCCGCGATCGAGGATCCCCTCCGCGATCTCCTCGAAATCGGGGTGGGAGAGGATGTCGGCCCCGATCAGCCCGAACTTCCTGCGGTGTGCGAGCCCCTCATCCACCATGCGGAGCACCGCGGATGCGCTCCGCCGCCTGGGCTCCCCGTAGATCGCGGGCGTAGCGCAGAAGCGGCATCTGTGCCGGCAGCCGCGCTCCACTTCGATGAGATGCATGTCGCCGAACTCCGCCTCCCTCGAGTAGATCGCGGTCTGGGTCTTGAAAGAATCGAGGTCCCCTGCGCGCATCCTCTCCGCAGGGGCGCCTGGGGCCCCCACGATCACCCCGGGCACCTTGCCCAGCTCGACGAGCGCCTCGCGCCCCGGCAGCCCCTCCTCCAGTATCGGCGCCACCCTGTCCGCGAACGCCTCGAACTCGCCCGGGAGTATCGCGTCGGCGACCAGGGCCAGCGGCAGGGGGTTGAGGGTGGGGGCCGCGCCCCCTGCGATCACGAGCGGCTGATCCGGCCTGCGGTCCGCGGCGCGCAGGGGTATCTTCGAGAGGCCGAAGATCTCCGGCAGGTTCAGGTAATCGTTTTCAAACGAGAGGCTCAGCGCCACGACGTCGAACTCCGCCAGCGGCCTCTGCGACTCGACGGAGAGCACGGGGGTGCGCGAGAGGATGTGCTCCCGGAGCTCGGAGGGATGCGGCATGAAGGCCCGCTCGCACACGACGGCGGACCTCGCGTTGAGGATCGAGTAGATGGAGTGGACCGCGAGGTTCCCCATGCCCACGCGGTAGGTGTTGGGAAATACGAGCGCGATGGATGCCTTGCCGCCCCAATCCTTTTTCAGGGCCCCCACCTCGCGCGAGGCGAGGCCCCGCATCTTTTCCTTTGCCCGCCATGCCATGAGGGCTTTGAAGCACATCAGAATCGGCCTTGCAATGCCGCAGGGGCCCTACTATGGGTTGCCTCCCATGGCGGTCATGGAATGGATCCACAGGCGCGAGGCGGTGAAGAGGGCCCAGGAGCTCCTCGCGGAGTGCTGCGAGCGGCTGTCCCTAGGCAGGAAGGTCCTGGGCAAGAGCGGCAAGGACTGGGTCGCGAGGAGGCGCTGGGGGGACGATCCGCAGGAGATGCGCCGGGCGGTCTACTACGCAGCGCTCGCGGCGTCGAACGGCACGGTCGAGGCGGGACATTTCCCGCCGCGCTGCGCCCGCGACCACGAGGCGTACGCCAAAGCCGCGTTCGAGCAGCTCTCGCTCGAGCACGTCGTGGGACACAAGGTCGCCCATTTCTTTGAGAGGCTCGGCGGCCACGACGTGAGCTCGGTCCACAGCGCGGTGATCGAGCAGGTCGAGAGGCCGCTCATCCAGCGCTGCCTCGCGTGGGCGGGCGGCAACCAGCTCAAGGCGGCCCGCGCCCTTGGGATCAACCGGAATACCCTGCGGAAGAAGATGAGGGACCTGGGCATAGGATGACGATGGCGGTCACGAATTGCAGGATCAAAGGGCTCTACGCGATCGCGGACAGCTCCTCACGTCCGGCCGCATCGCTGCCCGCGCTGGCGCGCTCGTTCCTCGAGGGCGGATGCGGGATTGTGCAGCTGAGGATGAAGGATGCCGGGACCCGGATGATGAAGGCGGTTGCTGTAGAGATCATGAAACTGAAGGCTGAGTATGATTTCACGTTCATCGTGAACGACCATGTGGACCTCGCGCTGGAGATCGGCGCCGACGGCGTGCACGTGGGGGAGAACGACGAGCCGGTGGAGTCGATAAAAAGACGCGCGCCCGATCTCACGGTCGGCTACTCCTCCCACTCGAAGGATGAGGCGATTGCGGCGGCAGCGGCAGGCGCCGACTACATGGCCTTCGGCGCGATCTACCCCACGGCGACAAAGGGCCCGGGCCACCCGGTGCAGGGCACGGGCCGGCTCAGGGAGCTCGTGCAGTCGGCCGGCGCGCCGGTGGTCGCCATAGGCGGGATCGGCCGCGCGAACGTCGACGACGTCCTCTCGACCGGCGTCGCCTCGGTCGCGATGATCGGCGCGCTCGCGAACGCGGCCGACGTGGCCGCTGAAACGAGATGGTTTGTCCGAAAGATTCGTGCGGCTCCTCCCGCCACAATTTGAGGACCCTTTTTCCGATGACGCTGTAAAAAGGGGCCTCAAATTCTGGCTCGCGTCGCCGAGAATGAGGCATACAACTTAGGGGGGCGAAGGGTGTCGGTTTTACAGAGAGTGCCACGACCCTCTCGGAAAGATTATGAGCGGTAAGCGCACAGTACTTGCAATAGGAGGCTCGGACCCATCTGGCGGCGCCG
This portion of the Pseudomonadota bacterium genome encodes:
- the thiE gene encoding thiamine phosphate synthase, which produces MTMAVTNCRIKGLYAIADSSSRPAASLPALARSFLEGGCGIVQLRMKDAGTRMMKAVAVEIMKLKAEYDFTFIVNDHVDLALEIGADGVHVGENDEPVESIKRRAPDLTVGYSSHSKDEAIAAAAAGADYMAFGAIYPTATKGPGHPVQGTGRLRELVQSAGAPVVAIGGIGRANVDDVLSTGVASVAMIGALANAADVAAETRWFVRKIRAAPPATI
- a CDS encoding radical SAM protein, which produces MRGLASREVGALKKDWGGKASIALVFPNTYRVGMGNLAVHSIYSILNARSAVVCERAFMPHPSELREHILSRTPVLSVESQRPLAEFDVVALSLSFENDYLNLPEIFGLSKIPLRAADRRPDQPLVIAGGAAPTLNPLPLALVADAILPGEFEAFADRVAPILEEGLPGREALVELGKVPGVIVGAPGAPAERMRAGDLDSFKTQTAIYSREAEFGDMHLIEVERGCRHRCRFCATPAIYGEPRRRSASAVLRMVDEGLAHRRKFGLIGADILSHPDFEEIAEGILDRGGSFSPSSVRVDAMDARKAELLRRAGHRSLALGIEAGSEALRRTLGKGLSDRRILESVEALAVCGITRLRLYFMTGLPGETDADVAAIASIALRIRDLMRAAAPRSSRATAVDLTVTPFVPKPDTPFAGRPFAGEAEIKRRFRALKATLSREPGVAMRTDSALQAAIEHRLANSGPEAVRFLEESRERSARAAMRG
- a CDS encoding alkaline phosphatase family protein yields the protein MKRSLSTAAIALALALTAAATPASAAGRAGINDVYAIHFVVDGTNLKAFERAVNEGRLPTVKKTFYDGGAVFTHGLSLFPTTSTTVYQSYVTGLLPGHAGIPHLERMDRQTEDVIGYLTVSGFDRINSDLINLRALTNPEVAELQPQTTIFELLAGHPTEVIYSSFSRGATGRHPKRAPVRALWSTYVSDDVENVDFLAMKRVMKIFRRPLKKIPRYTMVGLYSSDIMGHRHGPHSEEVQQVLRQFDVFLRDFLRLIERRGIAERTYIVVSADHGMHESGELFDLNGALARAGFTMKTPESRRGRYGIYAASRGVASSHIYVRHDRGFEPITDPEIPRHMKGRDGSEIDLIKVLQGLDATELVAVRAGERKARIFDSEGASAELSCFTIAGEDYCSYRPRGGDPLGYSTSPATKRLADGRPHSAEAWKHASSGERYPDAVIGLSQIFRDGRAGDIFITTKGRYGFRKVKEGNHGGLMEEDMRTPFMISGPTVPKGRFHTARPVDLYPLTLEWFGLDVPEKNYDGTDPFRPHEKEDARIERLAAAEQLMEERGRAGVSGDLKPLARQEAAKRMQLVERLTALLSDMKRGDRKSPYAADHIAIVERALAWARGAHERMERLAR